Sequence from the Fictibacillus arsenicus genome:
TGATTTTAAATCAACGATTATTTCGATCATTTCTATTCCAGTTTCGATTTTCATGGCTTTATTGTTGCTTAACTGGATGGATATTACCTTAAATATCATGACGCTTGGTGCGATCACGGTAGCGATCGGCCGTGTAATTGATGATTCCATCGTTGTAGTGGAAAATATTTATCGACGTTTGCATTTAAAAGATGAAAAATTAAATGGGCGTGCATTAATTCGCGAAGCAACAATCGAAATGTTTAAGCCAATTCTGTCATCCACACTGGTAACCGTTGCAGTATTCGCACCGCTTATCTTTGTAGGGGGAATGGTTGGAGAGCTATTTGCGCCATTCGCATTAACGATGACATTTGCACTAGGAGCTTCACTGATTGTTGCCATTACAATCGTACCTGCATTATCTCACTTCTTATTCAAAAAGAAATTATATGGCGAGAAGACAGAAGGAAGCCATAAAGAGGCTGGTAAATTATCAAATTGGTACAAAGGAATCCTTAACAAATCTCTTAACCATAAAATTATCACTTCACTATTTGCCGTAATTTTATTAGCAGGAAGCTTGGCATTAACGCCGATAATAGGCTTCAGCTTCATGGGCAGTGAAGAAGACAAAGTAATGTATTTAACGTACACACCAGAAGCTGGCGAGCTTAAGGAAGAAACACTGGCTAACGTTGAAGAATTAGAAGAAGAAATGCTTAAGCGCGATTATATCGATATCGTTCAGATCTCTGTTACGGAAAACGCTGATCCGATGATGGCTATGGCGGGCAGCGGAGCAGGCGGTGCATTAATGTACCTGATCTTTGACCCGGAAATGGATAACTTCCCTGAAGTACGTGAAGATATAGAAGATTATGTAGCAGATATTGGCCAATCCGGTGAGTGGAAGAGCCAAAACTTCTCGGCATCGTCAGGTCCTGCAAATGAAGTCAGCTATACGTTTTACAGTGAAGATTTAAATAAGCTCAATAAAGCGGTAAAAATGGCTGAAGACGTTATGGAGAAGAATGACCATTTAGAAGACGTTTCATCAAGTGCTAAGGATGCGTTTGTAGAGCACACATTTAATGTTGATCAAAATGAACTGCTGAAATACGGACTGACAACGGGTCAAATCGTTATGATGCTTAATCCTGCGAAAACGGATGATGTATTAACGACGATTGAAAAAGACGGTGATACGCTAGATGTTATTGTTCAGCAGGAGCAAACGAAACAGCCTAAATCAGTTGATGATATTTTAGCAAGACAAGTACCTACAGCGCTTGGTACGACAATGCCATTATCTGAGCTTGTAACGGTTGAAGAAGGAACAACACTTAATACACTTGCCCGAAGCAAAGGGGAATACTACGCAACCGTTTCAGGTAAGGCAATAGGTGATGATATTTCAAAAGCAACATCAGAAGTCCAAAAAGATATCGATAAGCTGGATATGCCAAAAGGCGTAACCGTTGGAGTAGCTGGTGTACAGGCAGATATGACGGAAACATTTACACAGCTTGGAGCAGCAATGCTTGCGGCAATTGCGATCGTATACTTCATTCTTGTTGTAACTTTCCGTGAAGGTGTCGCGCCATTTGCGATTCTGTTCTCACTCCCATTTGCAGTAATTGGTTCATTTGTCGGATTATTAATTGCGGGTGAAACAATCTCTGTATCTGTCATGATGGGACTGTTAATGTTGATCGGTATCGTTGTTACGAACGCAATCGTTTTAGTAGACCGCATTATTCATATGGAACGTGAAGGTATGAGTATGCGTGAAGCGATTCTGGAGGCGGGAGCAACGCGTCTTCGTCCGATCCTTATGACAGCAATCGCAACAATCGGAGCTTTAATTCCGTTAGCAGTTGGCTCAGGCGGAGGCGGTCTAATCTCGAAAGGTCTTGGTATCACTGTAATTGGAGGATTAACAAGCTCAACGTTATTGACGCTGATTATCGTACCAATTGTGTATGAAGTATTGTCCAAGATCTTTAAGAAAAACCGTAAAGAAGTAGAAGAAAATTAAATGGTTAAGCCCTG
This genomic interval carries:
- a CDS encoding efflux RND transporter permease subunit, with product MKSLVNFVLMNKLAVWLLTIIITVSGIYSGTRMNMETIPDVSIPYLMVMDVYPGATPEKVMEDVSMPIEKAVEGLEDIKAVYSNSYSNMSNIQVEYEYGIDMDEAKRELQSALDTVNLPEAAQEPTITAISMNMMPVAALSVSSTKEDIVELTSTVEEIILPKIEKIDGVASAKITGQHVEEVDLTYNKAKMSEFGLTEEKVKEMIQASNIAVSLGLYEFEEGEEAVAVDGKFMTADELKNMMIPVTPSAQNPTPFVKLSEIAEIKTVGKVESVSRTNGDEAIAIQIVKEQQANTVDVVDSVKKLIKEEKSKIDGLVIDVSLDQGKPIEESVTTMIEKAVFGGLIAVMIILLFLRDFKSTIISIISIPVSIFMALLLLNWMDITLNIMTLGAITVAIGRVIDDSIVVVENIYRRLHLKDEKLNGRALIREATIEMFKPILSSTLVTVAVFAPLIFVGGMVGELFAPFALTMTFALGASLIVAITIVPALSHFLFKKKLYGEKTEGSHKEAGKLSNWYKGILNKSLNHKIITSLFAVILLAGSLALTPIIGFSFMGSEEDKVMYLTYTPEAGELKEETLANVEELEEEMLKRDYIDIVQISVTENADPMMAMAGSGAGGALMYLIFDPEMDNFPEVREDIEDYVADIGQSGEWKSQNFSASSGPANEVSYTFYSEDLNKLNKAVKMAEDVMEKNDHLEDVSSSAKDAFVEHTFNVDQNELLKYGLTTGQIVMMLNPAKTDDVLTTIEKDGDTLDVIVQQEQTKQPKSVDDILARQVPTALGTTMPLSELVTVEEGTTLNTLARSKGEYYATVSGKAIGDDISKATSEVQKDIDKLDMPKGVTVGVAGVQADMTETFTQLGAAMLAAIAIVYFILVVTFREGVAPFAILFSLPFAVIGSFVGLLIAGETISVSVMMGLLMLIGIVVTNAIVLVDRIIHMEREGMSMREAILEAGATRLRPILMTAIATIGALIPLAVGSGGGGLISKGLGITVIGGLTSSTLLTLIIVPIVYEVLSKIFKKNRKEVEEN